From Drosophila nasuta strain 15112-1781.00 chromosome X, ASM2355853v1, whole genome shotgun sequence, one genomic window encodes:
- the LOC132795368 gene encoding uncharacterized protein LOC132795368 — protein MEQRKFTLICSMHILMIMMCAYADPGYDHLNHNLNRNPELEDSSIIDVDATEPLDSTQPAKPMMSRMGKPSASYADYDYYMNTRRPGMEASSSDNDLSGSSAIRVTSGLETSSHRRPPVDEMNVKSLPWYGQYTGKSLAMYPSRSYDPYIRRYDRFDEQYHRAYPQYFEDMYVHRQRFDPYDSYSPRVPQYPEPYLMYPDRQLDTPQSRDYIKPRRGGYIDEALPMPVLDSYSSSKYPVSANSKMSPQLSLSPRNERVVYYAHLPEIVRTPYDLSVQRTDRNGAGGGGGGVGGAAAALVAPGPYKLNKKKLKSVPRASGDNSTSYKQLF, from the exons ATGGAGCAAAGGAAATTTACACTCATCTGTTCGATGCACATACTGATGATCATGATGTGCGCCTATGCGGATCCTGGTTACGATCATCTCAATCACAATTTGAATCGCAATCCCGAATTGGAGGATAGCAGCATCATCGATGTGGACGCCACAGAACCGTTGGACTCAACGCAGCCGGCCAAGCCGATGATGAGTCGCATGGGCAAACCTTCGGCTAGCTATGCGGACTATGATTACTATATGAACACCAGGCGACCAGGCATGGAGGCATCGTCGAGTGACAACGATCTCAGTGGATCGTCGGCGATACGTGTGACCAGCGGACTTGAGACATCGAGTCATCGTCGACCACCTGTCGATGAAATGAATGTAAAATCGCTGCCTTGGTATGGTCAGTATACGGGCAAATCGCTGGCCATGTATCCATCCCGATCATACGATCCGTATATCAGACGTTACGATCG TTTCGATGAGCAATATCATCGTGCTTATCCGCAGTACTTTGAGGACATGTATGTGCATCGTCAGCGCTTTGATCCCTATGACAGCTACAGTCCTCGAGTTCCCCAATATCCCGAACCCTATCTGATGTATCCCGACCGCCAGCTGGATACTCCGCAGTCGAGGGATTACATTAAGCCGCGACGCGGTGGCTACATCGATGAGGCATTGCCGATGCCAGTGCTCGACTcgtacagcagcagcaaatatcCAGTTTCCGCCAACTCGAAGATGTCGCCAcagctctcgctctcgcccCGGAACGAACGTGTCGTCTATTATGCTCATCTCCCGGAAATCGTGCGCACTCCCTACGATCTGAGTGTGCAGCGAACGGATCGCAATGGCGcaggtggcggtggcggtggcgtgGGAGGTGCAGCTGCAGCTCTTGTGGCGCCTGGGCCGTATAAACTGAACAAGAAGAAGCTGAAGAGTGTGCCCAGAGCATCGGGCGATAATTCCACCAGCTACAAGCAATTGTTTTAG